One genomic region from Indicator indicator isolate 239-I01 chromosome 7, UM_Iind_1.1, whole genome shotgun sequence encodes:
- the NFKB2 gene encoding nuclear factor NF-kappa-B p100 subunit produces the protein MLGLDGLLRPVSSSPAGGRSRTDMDEHFQPVSACLDGIDYDDFNFGSHMMEQKEPLMETVEGPYLVIIEQPKQRGFRFRYGCEGPSHGGLPGASSEKGRKTYPTVKICNYTGLARIEVDLVTHSDPPRVHAHSLVGKQCNEAGNCIVVVGPKDMTAQFSNLGVLHVTKKNMMEIMKEKLKQQKMRTRSHLLTEAELREIELEAKELKKVMDLSIVRLRFTAYLRDSSGNFTLALQPVISDPIHDSKSPGASNLKISRMDKTAGSVRGGDEVYLLCDKVQKDDIEVRFYEDDENGWQAFGDFSPTDVHKQYAIVFRTPPYHKPKIDRPVTVFLQLKRKRGGDVSDSKQFTYYPVVEDKEEVERKRKKVLPQFPQHFGGGSHMGGAGGGAGGFGSGGGGNLSFPYSPGLAYNSIYSPGPHPVTGYQGGVQMKSPEVEAPGSDRQAPAEGTGSTYCKELQQHAQQCQLWMLALARRNAHALLDYSVTADPRMLLAVQRHLAASQDENGDTPLHLAIIHEQTAVIKQLIEVIVSIPSQQIINISNNLQQTPLHLAVITKQPQVVQVLLQARADPTLLDRYGNSLLHLALQAGNEEMLRTLLAHLGSAAPYLLRLPNFHGLLPVHLAVKAKSLSCLDLLVRKGANVNAVERQGGRTPLHLAVEMENLNMATHLVKKLGADVNSRTFAGNTPLHLAASLGSPTLTKLLLKAGADVLCENDEPVSPSSSEASSDTDADPEEQELAMQLGELATAVEHSINPKPLTHGQLQAGHRQHRCHTPLDLTRSQKVREILLQASQQGPEVELPAAPQPGKVLTLDSEVLQGLEQLLNQDCSGSDWIELAKRLGLCSLVETYKDTPSPSGSLLRSYELAGGTMAGLLEALDSMGLRKAVSMLHKTEALEKLQSTELKEDSAYGSESVEEEQAPVLALKAGPEGELPHSQQPQVH, from the exons ATGTTGGGGTTGGATGGGTTACTGAGACCAGTCTCTTCCTCCCCG GCCGGCGGCCGGTCCCGCACAGACATGGACGAGCATTTCCAGCCCGTGAGTGCC TGCCTTGATGGGATCGACTATGATGACTTCAACTTTGGCTCCCACATGATGGAGCAGAAGGAGCCCCTTATGGAGACTG TGGAAGGTCCCTACCTTGTCATCATCGAGCAGCCAAAGCAG CGGGGGTTCCGTTTTCGGTACGGCTGTGAGGGCCCTTCACATGGGGGGCTGCCAGGAGCATCCAGTGAGAAGGGGCGCAAGACCTATCCCACCGTCAAG ATCTGCAACTACACAGGGTTGGCCCGGATTGAGGTGGACCTGGTGACACACAGCGACCCTCCCCGCGTGCATGCTCACAGCCTGGTGGGCAAGCAGTGCAATGAGGCTGGCAACTGCATTGTAGTTGTGGGACCTAAAGACATGACGGCTCA ATTCAGCAACCTGGGTGTACTCCATGTCACCAAGAAGAATATGATGGAGATCatgaaggaaaagctgaagcagcagaagatgcGCACCAGAAGCCATCTGCTGACAG AAGCGGAGCTGCGTGAGATTGAGCTGGAGGCAAAGGAGCTGAAGAAGGTGATGGATCTGAGCATCGTTCGGTTGCGCTTCACTGCCTACCTCCGTGACAGCAGTGGGAACTTCACACTAGCCCTCCAGCCTGTTATCTCTGACCCCATCCATGACAGCA AGTCTCCAGGAGCTTCCAATCTGAAGATCTCAAGGATGGATAAGACAGCAGGCTCTGTGCGGGGAGGGGATGAGGTCTACTTGCTGTGTGATAAAGTTCAGAAAG ATGACATCGAGGTGCGTTTCTATGAGGATGACGAGAACGGCTGGCAAGCCTTTGGGGACTTCTCCCCCACTGACGTACACAAGCAG TATGCCATCGTCTTCCGCACGCCCCCCTACCATAAGCCCAAGATTGACCGTCCAGTCACTGTCTTCCTGCAGCTGAAGCGGAAGCGGGGTGGTGATGTGAGTGACTCCAAACAGTTCACCTACTACCCCGTGGTGGAAG aTAAGGAAGAGGTAGAGAGGAAGCGCAAGAAGgtcctgcctcagtttccccagcacTTTGGTGGTGGCTCACACatggggggtgctggtgggggtgctgggggcttTGGCTCTGGAGGAG GTGGGAACCTTAGCTTCCCCTATTCCCCTGGGCTGGCCTACAACAGCATCTACTCGCCTGGCCCCCACCCAGTGACAGGCTACCAGGGGGGTGTACAGATGAAGAGCCCTGAGGTGGAGGCACCTGGGAGCGACAGGCAGGCACCTGCAGAGGGCACAGGGAGCACATACtgcaaggagctgcagcagcatg CCCAGCAATGCCAGTTGTGGATGCTAGCACTGGCCCGTCGCAATGCCCATGCCCTGCTTGACTACTCAGTCACTGCTGATCCCCGCATGCTGCTGGCAGTCCAGAGGCATCTGGCTGCATCGCAGGATGAGAACGGAGACAC GCCTTTGCACCTCGCTATTATCCACGAGCAGACAGCTGTGATCAAGCAGCTGATTGAGGTCATTGTTAGCATCCCCAGCCAGCAGATCATCAACATCTCCAACAACCTGCAGCAG acACCACTGCATCTAGCAGTCATCACCAAGCAGCCCCAGGTGGTCCAAGTCCTGCTGCAAGCCCGTGCTGACCCCACTTTGCTGGACCGCTATGGCAATTCGCTGCTGCACCTGGCACTCCAGGCTGGCAATGAAGAGATGCTGAGGACACTGCTGGCCCACCTGGGCTCAGCTGCCCCTTACTTGCTCCGCCTCCCCAATTTCCATG GTCTCCTGCCTGTGCACTTGGCTGTGAAGGCAAAGAGTTTGTCTTGCCTGGACCTGCTGGTCAGGAAAGGAGCAAATGTGAACGCAGTGGAGAGGCAGGGTGGGAGGACCCCACTGCACCTGGCTGTGGAAATGGAGAATCTGAACATGGCCACTCATCTGGTGAAAAAG ctgggagcagatgtcaACAGCAGAACTTTTGCAGGCAACACCCCCCTGCAcctggctgccagcctgggctccCCCACCCTCACCAAACTTCTCCTCAAAGCAG GGGCAGATGTGCTGTGTGAGAATGACGAGCCTGTGAGCCCATCCTCATCAGAGGCCAGCAGTGACACAGATGCTGACCccgaggagcaggagctggccatgcagctgggggagctggcCACAGCTGTGGAGCACAGCATCAACCCCAAGCCCCTTACACATGGGCAGTTGCAAGCAGGGCACAGACAGCACCGCTGCCACACGCCCCTGGACCTGACTCGTAGCCAGAAG GTGCGGGAGATCCTGTTGCAGGCCTCCCAGCAGGGCCCTGAggtggagctgcctgctgccccccagccag GGAAGGTCCTGACACTGGACAGTGAAGTGCTGcaaggactggagcagctgctgaaccAGGACTGCAGTGGGTCAGACTGGATCGAGCTGGCCAAGCGCCTGGGGCTCTGTAGCCTGGTGGAGACCTACAAGGACACTCCCTCACCCAGTGGCAGCCTCCTGCGTAGTTACGAG CTAGCAGGGGGCAccatggcagggctgctggaggcGCTGGACTCCATGGGGCTCCGCAAGGCCGTGAGCATGCTCCACAAAACAGAGGCACTTGAGAAGCTGCAAAGCACAG agctgaaggaagaCAGTGCCTATGGCAGTGAGTcagtggaggaggagcaggcacCTGTGCTGGCCTTGAAGGCAGGACCAGAAGGCGAgctgccccacagccagcagccacaggtgcactga
- the TMEM150A gene encoding transmembrane protein 150A encodes MPGPRMPAWGILPIMLPAFTITGMWIVYAMALSNNHICPVHNWNYNQSCGVDSPGSCCTLDHIPLVSKCGTLPPESCFFSLICSLGSFMVILVGLLRYAHLLQCLGPSLLNTLGLATGWVCAAGLTMVGNFQVDHAKVLHYIGAGVAFPTSMLFLLLQSILTYRMAKTRGQYWTGHLRSILTSLAFLTLVFSGVFFIQESFVLQHVAALCEWMFIIDVLVFYGTFTFEFGAISTDTFLVLLKASQTPKSYKGESGMSSTAQIHSHSEGLAMA; translated from the exons ATGCCTGGCCCGAGGATGCCGGCCTGGGGGATCCTGCCTATCATGCTGCCCGCCTTCACCATCACCGGCATGTGGATCGT GTATGCCATGGCCCTCTCCAACAACCACATTTGCCCTGTCCACAACTG GAATTACAATCAGTCCTGTGGTGTGGACAGCCCTGGTTCTTGCTGCACCCTGGACCACATCCCTCTTGTCAG CAAGTGTGGCACCCTGCCTCCTGAGAGCTGCTTCTTCAGCCTCATCTGCAGCCTGGGCTCCTTCATGG TCATCCTGGTGGGGCTGCTGCGCTATGCCCACCTCCTGCAGTGCCTTGGGCCATCCCTCCTCAACACCCTGGGGTTGGCCACTGGCTGGGTCTGTGCTGCAGGCCTCACCATGGTTGGCAACTTCCAG GTGGATCATGCCAAAGTGCTGCATTACATCGGGGCAGGGGTGGCCTTTCCAACCAGCATGctgttccttctgctgcagtcCATCCTCACCTACCGCATGGCCAAAACCCGTGGACAGTACTGGACTGGCCACTTACGTAGCATCCTCACCTCTCTGGCCTTCCTCACCCTTGTCTTCA GTGGTGTGTTTTTCATCCAGGAGAGCTTCGTGCTGCAGCATGTGGCAGCCCTGTGCGAGTGGATGTTCATTATTGATGTCCTCGTCTTCTACGGCACCTTCACATTTGAGTTTGGGGCCATCTCCACAGACACCTTCTTGGTCCTGCTGAAAGCCAGTCAGACCCCTAAAAGTTACAAAGGCGAGAGTGGCATGTCCAGCACAGCCCAAATCCACAGCCACTCAGAGGGCCTGGCCATGGCCTGA